One window from the genome of Variovorax sp. PAMC26660 encodes:
- a CDS encoding aldehyde dehydrogenase family protein has protein sequence MQNFDNLIAGEWRAGASYSPNVNPSNLADVLGQYTQGDAAHVDAAVAAATAAFPAWATGSIQARSDALDKIGTEILARKEELGTLLAREEGKTKAEGIGEATRAGQIFKFFAGECLRLSGELLPSVRPNIGVEITREPVGVVGLITPWNFPIAIPAWKIAPALAFGNCVVLKPADLVPGSAWALSEIISRSGIPAGVFNLVMGRGSVIGEALVKHPGIHAISFTGSVGVGRNIAIQCVTNHKKVQLEMGGKNPQVILDDADLAQAVELSVQSAFYSTGQRCTASSRLIVTEGIYPKFIEAMKVRMAKIKVGDALTQGTDVGPVSSKSQLDQDMEYIAIGKGEGATLAAGGERLKLETDGYYMSPALFSESAAAMRINKEEIFGPVASVIRVKNYEEALATANDTEFGLSAGIATTSLKYATHFKRHSQAGMVMVNLPTAGVDYHVPFGGRKGSSYGPREQGKYAQEFFTTVKTAYTLA, from the coding sequence ATGCAGAACTTCGACAACCTCATCGCCGGCGAATGGCGTGCCGGCGCAAGCTACAGTCCCAACGTCAACCCCAGCAACCTGGCCGACGTGCTGGGCCAGTACACGCAGGGCGATGCAGCCCACGTCGACGCCGCCGTGGCAGCTGCCACCGCAGCCTTCCCGGCCTGGGCCACGGGCAGCATCCAGGCGCGCTCCGACGCGCTCGACAAGATCGGCACCGAGATCCTTGCGCGCAAGGAAGAGCTGGGCACGCTGCTGGCACGCGAAGAAGGCAAGACCAAGGCCGAAGGCATCGGCGAAGCCACGCGCGCGGGCCAGATCTTCAAGTTCTTCGCCGGCGAATGCCTGCGCCTGTCGGGCGAGCTGCTGCCTTCGGTGCGCCCCAACATCGGCGTCGAGATCACGCGAGAGCCGGTCGGCGTGGTCGGTCTCATCACGCCGTGGAACTTTCCCATTGCCATTCCCGCGTGGAAGATCGCGCCCGCCCTGGCCTTCGGCAACTGCGTGGTGCTCAAGCCCGCCGACCTCGTGCCGGGCAGCGCCTGGGCGCTGAGCGAGATCATCAGCCGCTCAGGCATTCCGGCGGGCGTGTTCAACCTCGTGATGGGCCGTGGCAGCGTGATCGGCGAAGCGCTGGTCAAGCACCCGGGCATCCATGCGATCAGCTTCACCGGTTCGGTGGGCGTGGGCCGCAACATCGCGATCCAGTGCGTCACCAACCACAAGAAGGTGCAGCTCGAAATGGGTGGCAAGAACCCGCAGGTGATCCTGGACGACGCCGACCTCGCGCAAGCCGTGGAGCTGAGCGTACAGAGCGCCTTCTATTCGACCGGCCAGCGTTGCACCGCGTCCAGCCGGCTCATCGTGACCGAAGGCATCTACCCGAAGTTCATCGAGGCGATGAAGGTGCGCATGGCGAAGATCAAGGTGGGCGATGCGCTCACGCAAGGCACCGATGTGGGCCCGGTCTCGTCCAAGTCGCAGCTTGACCAGGACATGGAGTACATCGCCATCGGCAAGGGCGAGGGCGCAACGCTCGCGGCCGGCGGCGAACGCCTGAAGCTGGAGACCGACGGCTACTACATGTCGCCCGCGCTGTTCAGCGAATCGGCCGCCGCCATGCGCATCAACAAGGAAGAAATCTTCGGCCCGGTCGCGAGCGTGATCCGCGTGAAGAACTACGAAGAAGCGCTGGCCACGGCGAACGACACCGAGTTCGGTCTCTCGGCCGGCATCGCCACCACCTCGCTGAAGTACGCCACGCACTTCAAGCGCCACAGCCAGGCCGGCATGGTGATGGTCAACCTGCCGACGGCGGGTGTGGACTACCACGTGCCGTTCGGTGGCCGCAAGGGCAGCAGCTACGGCCCGCGCGAGCAGGGCAAGTACGCGCAGGAGTTCTTCACCACGGTGAAGACGGCCTACACGCTGGCCTGA
- a CDS encoding glycine betaine ABC transporter substrate-binding protein: MLLHRRLWRTALLLSIAWLAAVSPAQAADETLRVGSKRFTESYILAELLAQTAAPHTASPPVVRQGLGNTAIVYEALRSGAIDLYAEYTGTIALEILKGSPAETREAMNAALAPMGLGVAIPLGFNDGYALAVRAADADRFGLRTLSDLAKHPELKLGLSNEFLGRADGWKGLASRYGFTQTPTGLDHGLAYEAVAAKQIDAIDIYTTDAKIDHLGLRVLEDDRKYFPRYDAVVLYKLDLPTRLPKAWAALQTLEGKVDEHAMIAMNARAELQSVPFDVIARDFIASAGKDGKVQPPQEAKRGFTAKLFGPDLWQLARQHLLLVAVSVGVAILIGVPLAILVFPHLRLRALVLGFAGILQTVPSLALLAVLISMLGAIGALPALIALTLYSLLPIMRNTVTGLSEVPNGLRLAGTALGMTPPQSLQLVLLPLALPTLLAGVRTATAIAIGTATIAAFIGAGGFGERIVTGLALNDRELLLAGALPAAAMALISEGIFELIELVMRRRRRAPPSSLPLV, translated from the coding sequence ATGCTCCTGCACCGCCGCCTCTGGCGCACAGCCCTGTTGCTCTCCATTGCCTGGCTTGCGGCCGTCTCGCCTGCGCAGGCCGCCGACGAGACGCTGCGTGTCGGCTCCAAGCGCTTCACCGAGTCGTACATCCTCGCCGAGCTGTTGGCACAGACCGCCGCGCCGCACACCGCATCACCGCCCGTGGTGCGGCAAGGGCTGGGCAACACGGCCATCGTCTACGAGGCACTGCGCTCGGGCGCCATCGACCTCTATGCCGAATACACCGGCACCATCGCGCTCGAAATTCTCAAAGGCTCGCCGGCAGAAACGCGCGAGGCGATGAATGCCGCACTCGCACCGATGGGCCTGGGCGTGGCCATTCCGCTCGGTTTCAACGACGGCTATGCGCTGGCGGTGCGGGCGGCCGATGCCGACCGGTTCGGCCTGCGCACGCTGAGCGACCTGGCGAAGCACCCCGAACTCAAGCTCGGCCTGTCGAACGAATTCCTCGGCCGCGCCGATGGCTGGAAAGGGCTGGCTTCGCGCTACGGCTTCACGCAGACACCGACAGGCCTCGACCACGGGCTGGCCTACGAGGCCGTGGCGGCGAAGCAGATCGATGCCATCGACATCTACACGACCGACGCCAAGATCGACCACCTCGGCCTGCGCGTGCTGGAAGACGACAGGAAGTACTTTCCGCGCTACGACGCCGTGGTGCTCTACAAGCTCGACCTGCCGACGCGACTGCCCAAGGCGTGGGCCGCACTGCAAACACTGGAAGGCAAGGTCGACGAGCACGCCATGATCGCGATGAATGCGCGCGCCGAACTGCAGAGCGTGCCCTTCGACGTGATTGCGCGCGACTTCATCGCAAGCGCCGGCAAGGACGGCAAGGTGCAGCCGCCGCAAGAGGCCAAGCGAGGTTTCACCGCCAAGCTGTTCGGCCCCGACCTCTGGCAGCTTGCGCGCCAGCACCTGTTGCTGGTGGCGGTATCGGTGGGCGTGGCCATCCTGATCGGCGTGCCGCTCGCGATCCTGGTGTTTCCGCATCTGCGGCTGCGCGCGCTGGTGCTGGGCTTTGCGGGGATTCTGCAGACCGTGCCGTCGCTGGCGCTGCTGGCCGTGCTGATCTCGATGCTCGGTGCCATCGGCGCGCTGCCGGCACTGATCGCGCTCACGCTCTATTCGCTGCTGCCGATCATGCGCAACACGGTGACGGGCCTGAGCGAAGTGCCGAACGGCCTGCGGCTGGCCGGCACCGCGCTCGGCATGACGCCGCCGCAGAGCTTGCAACTGGTGCTGCTGCCGCTGGCGCTGCCCACGCTGCTGGCGGGTGTGCGAACGGCCACGGCCATTGCCATCGGCACTGCGACCATCGCCGCCTTTATCGGTGCTGGCGGCTTCGGCGAGCGCATCGTGACGGGGCTGGCGCTCAACGACCGCGAGTTGCTGCTGGCCGGCGCGCTGCCGGCCGCTGCGATGGCGCTGATCAGCGAAGGCATCTTCGAGCTGATCGAACTCGTGATGCGCCGCCGCCGGCGCGCACCACCGAGTTCGCTGCCGCTGGTCTGA